AACAGCCCAGGCCGTTGTGGTGCCTGATCAGGTTGGCGTGGCAACGAGTTTCAATACCTTGTCTCGAACGTTGGGGCAAACACTGATGGTCTCGGTTTATGGGATTGTTTTGAATCTGCGTCTGACTCAAGGTATCGCGGCAGATAGCCGGCTGAATAGCAATATGCTCAACGAACTGATTAATCCACATACCGCCAAAAATTTACCCGCAGCAGTGTTGCCAACGCTTCGGCAAATTTTGTATGAAGGTCTGCACAACATTTACTTTTTCTCGATTATCATCGTGGCGTTGGCGATTCTAGCCAATCATTTTGAAGCAAAAAGGGTGCTGACAAAAGAAACAATTCAGGAGTCGAATGAAGAAAGCTGAATCAACTGAAATATCATACAAAAAACCGGATTCTATTTAAGAATCCGGTTTTTTGTACGCTGATATCGCTCTCGTTTGCCGATAAATAGCTGAAGTTAAAACGGACTGACCACTCGATCGGTATGATCTTCGGTGGCGGTTTTTCTGACAGGTTGTTTGTACAATTTCGCTGTTTTATCGGTGACTTGCGCAATGACATCGTAGTCTGGGTCATTTTCTAACGGGCCAAAATTGAACACTGTCTGCGTTGCTTCGCGCTTGATATCTTGCAATCTAGTGCTGATAAGGACATGTAGCATATCTGCTTTTTGATGTGATCGTTCGATTTCTTCACTGGCTTTGGCTAAAGTATACCCTTCATCAAGCATTGTCTTGATCATGACGATTAAGGTGATGTTTGCCAAGGAGTATCGTTTATTGCCATTAGCGTCATGCCTGCGAGAATGAATGAGCTGCTTCTTTTCCCAGTATCGAATTTGCGTTGGGGTGGCTCCGGTGACGCGGCTGGTTTCGCCTATGCCGAGTGAAATATCGAGTGAACGTAAACGTGCATTAAACGGTCCCATGACATAGCATCCTCTCTTGAAAATGCGCTCACTGGCGCCAAAAACCGATGCATAAGGACCATGATTGTGATGACCGATTTTCCGGCCATCACGGCCAAGCCCACTTATGATCTGGTTTCTCAACGCGCCTGTTCACGCTATTACCTTGACATTTATTAAGTTTAAATGTAATATTTTCTATTGTCAATATTACATTATGTGATATAGAAAACATGAAATCTTATAAAGAAACTAGGCGAATTTATGGACGTTAAAGATATCAACGGGAAACACGTCAATGTACCAATGATGGTCACGACCTTGATCGTTGGGACGTTTATTACGATTTTGAATCAGACCATTCTATCTACCGCGTTTCCAACGCTGATGAAGGCCTTCAACATTTCAACTGCGACAGTGCAGTGGTTGTCGACAGGCTTCATGCTGGTAAACGGGATTATGATTCCAGTATCCGCATATCTGA
This genomic window from Lacticaseibacillus paracasei subsp. paracasei contains:
- a CDS encoding MerR family transcriptional regulator gives rise to the protein MGPFNARLRSLDISLGIGETSRVTGATPTQIRYWEKKQLIHSRRHDANGNKRYSLANITLIVMIKTMLDEGYTLAKASEEIERSHQKADMLHVLISTRLQDIKREATQTVFNFGPLENDPDYDVIAQVTDKTAKLYKQPVRKTATEDHTDRVVSPF